In the genome of Cryptococcus neoformans var. neoformans B-3501A chromosome 5, whole genome shotgun sequence, the window gaagaaagagtcaCAAATTTAGTCTTGCAGCCACCTTGCGCGGCATTAGTAAAGATGTGAAGGAGCGCGTGTCTCACTCTCGAGGACATTCCAAGTCACGGACCAGAGTCGACAAACATCTCCGCGCTGACAGCATGCATGATTCGTTGGATGGATCAAGCAGCTCAATGTTGTCGCTGCCGATGAGTCGTGCTGGCAGCAGTAGCGCATTAGCTCCGTCGGAGACAGGGCGCGGTTCCGTTACACATGGAAGCAGACATTCGTCTGTAAGGAACGATGACTTTGTCCCCCCGCATGGAAGGGGCGGAGCTGGGTCTGTCAGACGAAGCAGGTCAAGGGACAAAGATTCAAGCACAGTGAGGGGCAGAGATCAAgaaagaagcagaagcagagcACGAGGGAGACATATGGGAATGAAAGTGTTGACCGATAAGTTGGGTTTGGGGGAACATGAAGAAcaggaaaagggagaagatgtgCATAACTGGAAAGAATTTAGAAAAGGTGGGTGTTTCTAATGAGAAGGATCAGTATAACTGACATTCAATCAGGCACGTACAATTATCCCATTTCATTCCCTATACCCGTCAACGCCCCGCCCACCATTCATGCCGAGTTCGGCTCTGTCGTCTACCGTTTGAAAGCGACAATTGTCCGCGTTGGTGCTTTGACGCCAAACTTGACGGAAGACATGGAAGTAACGATGATTGCCACACCCCAAGAAGATGACCTGGAGGAAACGGAGAATGTAATTGTTGAAAGGCAATGGGAGGAACAAATGAGGTATCAGATCACTCTTGGAGGAAAAGCATTTCCGATCGCTGGCACAATGTGAGTTTCTCTTTGATTGTTGCAACATTACTGACGACTGTCGACAGCCCTATCAGTGTCAGGTTGATGCCTTTACTGAAGTGTAAAATTCACCGGTTGACCGTAGCTTTGGAAGGTTCGTGCTCTCTTCTGTGTCATGATAGACGTGCTAACAGTAACATGACAGAGAAAACGGATTACTATGCTCAAGAACGCAAGGTTGCTCGACATGAGACTCCTAAGCGCttcgtccttctctttgTCAAGCAACCGGATTTCAAAGAACGTATTGAACCACTTTTACCCATCATTTCAGACGATCCCAATGCCGCTGAGCAGTCGCCTCTTGCGGAGATGGCACGTCAGGCCGCGATGAACGACCCACCATCTGACGCCTTTGACCTAGAGCGCGATCCCAATGATGCTATGTATGCCAGCTTGATGGAGCCAACCGGCCCATGGCATCTTGAGAAGGACCTTCAGTTGCCCGATTGCTCTTCAAAAATCAAGTTTACCACCAAACATGATCAGACCAATATTACTGTTGCTCATTGGTTGAAGGTGACCATCCgagtggaaagaggagatgacgaGGCTTTAGACtcgaaaggaagaagaaagcaaTTTGATATTATTATGTTTGTGAAAATTCCCCTTTCTTGATCCGTGATCAATACAAGTAGATCAATACTAATTATGGTTTCTGTCAGTGAGACGCCCATCAAGATTCTCGATTGCCGTGTCAATCATCAGTACAACTCCCTGCCTACTTATTCACTTACCCAGCGTAACTTCCACTCAGCTCCTGGCATTTGCTCGATTCACACCGGCAAAGCCATAGCACCCATCGGTGCAGCTCGACCTATCGCTCTTCCCCCCAGCGTACAGGCATCTATGTCTACTGCGACTTCATCAAGTATGTCATCTGTCCTTCCTGGCACAGGATcgcaccatcatcatctgttTCCTCACAGGGATCATCGAAACAGTGAAAGTCAAGCGACCCATGGTGTTCCCGGCCCAGCGCTTGGAGAGGGCGAAGACACTCTGTTACAGCGCAACATTGTTTATGACCGTCTCATGTCAGGGCAGTTAACTGAAACCGGAGAAGTCCCACCCACTTATGGTGAGGCGATGGCGGACGCAGTGAGAGAGAGAAGCGTGTCCCGCGTCGGGGGAACAAACGGTACCCTAGGCACCGGTGGAAGAGGGCAATCAAGGAATCGGGGAAGCAGAAGCCGCAACAGGCTCAGAGATTAATAGTTGTTTACATTGGTTGAGGGTTAGTTGTTCAATCTAGATATACAAATAGAAGCCTTCAAGTCGTGTTTTCTTTTAGTTCATTTGAGTTTCTGTTGCTTTCTTGTCGGTTTGCCAATGCTAACACGCAAAGGATGGCGATGTTGTCCTTCATGCATAAGTTTACTCGTACAAATTCGTCTATATCAGACTACATGGAGATATTTATACAACAATAAACGCATTCAGTCCTTGGACCCACCAGCCTCATCTGGAGGTAGTagttcttccccttcaaaaGCGTCCGCAGGGACACGACCTTGTCTATCAAAAGTGGATCAGATACGGGCCGACTTCAAGGCGATGGATGGTATGACTCACAACTCTGTCACTGCTCCTTTGATGATATAAAGGAAAGGTCCTTCACCCGCAGGAGGTGGTGCTGTCTGGTATGccactgaagaagaataagAGATTTGGCTCATAATCTGTCTATCATGTACCGTCTACTTACCAGGCGTCTTACATCTTGCACAACAAAATGGTTGTCGAATTTCCAAGTCGGCAGTTCCTTTACTACAAGAGCATGATCAGAATAGACCCAAGCTAAACTTCCCAACCTACCGCTTGAGTAGACACCGTTGAGCTGGCTGAGCATTGAGCTTGAATTTCCTTGCCGGTTGCTTTTCCGGGTCAGATCCAGGTTGAGAGCGAATGATATAGGCTCCGTCGGTTCTGTAGCATAAATTTCAGCATGATGACAGGGGTGAATACTGAAATGATCAACAGATAGAGGACGTACCTTCTTCGAGGTAATCTGTCGAGTTTTCCTTGCAAGACGAGAACGAAATCACCACAGAGACAGTAGTAAGATCGCAAAACAGCACGGGCAGACTGGGTAAGGGCTGCCTGTTCGGAAGAAGATACGATCGCCCGGGAGACTATCTTGGGCATGGCTGTTGAAAGGGATGTGAGGTTGATATTACTCAATTGTTATTGCTCAAGTGTTGTTGTACAAAGACATCACTTGCACTCATGATTGCACTTGACGGACGAAGAACGAAGAGCTCCTTGGGACTGAAACCGATTTGCTTCCGTCGGCCCACTTCTGTAGTGAATAACGAAGGGCCAATACATATTTAGACACTCTGTCGCCGGTGGTCTTAAAATTTCTTTATACATAACCATTTTATGATTCCATACAATATCCAGCGAAACACATTATCCAGCCCTATGTCCAATTTCTAATGTCTAGATCAATATCGTTTATGGAAGTAAAGGGTCAGAAGGTCCCCCACAACACGACCATATACCTGTCGAAATCCATACCTATGCTCTATGCTTTATGTCTTAGCCGCCTCTTGTATCACCTCCTCGCTTAATGGAGCATCGGGCAGCCAGAACCACCACACGGCCAAAACTGCACGGAATCCGATCACAACGGCGATTGTCAGCGCCTGGCCTATGGCCCCTAGAATTGCTCGTGAGATGATAGCACCGAGGATTAAGGCGAAGCAACCGAGAGAGCGCACGTCCCTAGTACGAATATGTTTGATGGAGAACAAAAACGGGTCATTGAAGAGATCAATCCACTAAAGGCAGAGGTCAATCTCGTATGTAAGGCAAGTAGAAAATTAGGTGAGTTGAACTCACAGTGCTAGTTAGGGGCACAGTGGTGCCAAGAGGTGTCCCCAATTTCTGATATGCCTGTCATTCAGCTCGCCTCGTCTGCTCGCAGAAAAATGACTAACTGTTCCCACTGCACCTTGAAGCCCCATTGCTGCTGATAGAAACCCCAATGCAGCCATCCCTGTAGGAGTGACCCAAGACGGATCCCCTCTGGAGCTTCAGTATGGTGAGGTCAGTAAGTCCTGTAATTGCAAATATCTCACATTACCTACTTTGATAAACCTGACTCTCCGCAAAAGTGAGCCGCCAATGCCGCCGCCATCATGAGAAGCATCTGTCCCAGCGTCGCACCTAAAAGCCATATCcgctttcttcctcccatcaTGTTGCCAAGCTGGCCAACAACGGCGCCCATAAGAAACGTCAACAGACTCGTCAAGGCTTGTTGATCCATTTTCTGGAATCCAAAAGTCTTGTGTTCATCAGGTGTGAATATTTTGGCGATGGCCAGTCCTAATTGGGCTGCATTACCGGTCTGAAACCCGCACCACACAAAACATGCCGCAAAGGACGGTGAGGCGGTTAAGCCAGTCAGAAAGCACATGTAGATGGATACGAGGTcgacagaagaaggattgaTGTCAGCGGAAAATTTGGAGAAAAGTCGACGATGAAACGGATCTTTGGCTGCCAAAGTAGGAGACACAGATCGAGGACTCGCAGGATTGAAAGGCGATCCAGCCTCGAGGTCGAAGAGTGGTTTTGAGATTGAGTTGAGGCGGCCGTACATGTAAGTCGGAAGTTGTGCGAAGAGGGTTTTGCAGCTCGGGGAAGTAGCAGGGCAAGCAGTTGCTTGTGGCGATGGACAGCATCTAATATATTCATTTCCTCAGATGTCTCCACAGGCCATCCTTCAGCCTCACTGAATATGATCGCACTAGTGCAATGCCAAGGGGCGGAATTTTGATCGTGTTATGAACATAAAGGTTGTTCGTTGGAGTTTAGAGAGGTTGGGAGGCGAATGCAGTGCATCGCAACGCCGCAACCATACTGCGGGCGGATCCTCATAACCAGCATGGAAGTATACATCAGTGCTTGGAGCAATTATACATCATCAGAGCTTGGAGCAGGACCTTCGCCAAGGCAACAAATAGGTTGCCACAACGGATGATGGCTGCTCATAGGCGTAGCACTCCCCTGTGTATTGATAAGGAAATTTGTCTAGCGTTCAAGGTGGTATCGATGACCATGGCATGATCAGAGAGCCAAGGATCGGACACTTACGCTGCTGCTACTACCTAGAACAGTGCTAAAAGGCTATGAATGTTATTTTGTTTGCATCCGTCACCGAAGTGTGTACATAATCTCACCGTCAAACCACAATAACAAACGTTTCTAGCAGACGAATGATGATGCCTATCTATTAACGCCTGCCGAGGCTGGGTACCGCCAATTTATCTAGCAGTTAATGGAATCCTTTTAGAGTTGCGATAGCGTCAGTGACATTGCCTACTGACCGTCTCTAGTATAAGAGGTTACTGAATTTCCTTATCTCTGTATCTGTAGCGAATCGGAAGTCGAGCGGTAGTGCTCGCGGGCTGACCACCACAAGACATTCTTGGTAGCACTAGTCTGTGCGCATTATCGTCAGGAATCAAAACAGGTAGGGTGACATCCCCTGCGTGCTACAATCAGGCGTCAGAGCGTAAAAGTGCTTGGCTGTAGTCCAGACCATACAAAACCAGGCTAGAATCAGGCTGGAAGTCGGCAATGAGGATAGGACAAATGTCGAAAAGAAGCATGCGCTGCGCATAGCGCAGTTACGTACAATAATAGGACGGCGAGTGTCGACTGCTAGTAGTGCGCTAGGCACCTTGGCGCCGACACAGAATACATACTCTGGAGGACAGGGTATGTTTAACAACAGTATACAAAAAATCATGCTGTGTACTCCGTCCAGCAGGGTAAAAAACGCGATAAATAGCGTCCATCCACTCTCGCAAGCTGGTTGTCTATCGGAACTTCTCATAACATTTATTTTCACCTTTCAGTTCCAGTCACTTACGACTTCGCGCGCAAATCATAGAATCACCGGGAAAAGTGGATGCTCACTCTCACACCAAAGATCAgtaataaataaataaaccATGTATGATCATGTAACGAAATGCCATGATTGATACATCGCATGAGCAACGATTTGGAGATTTTGATACCTAAGACAACGAATGAGAGACCATGAATGATATATAAACGCCAATGAGCAAAGAAAAGTGGGAGATGAGATATTTCCGTTACGCAACCGCTTCGCTTTCGCTACCTCGCCTACGCCGCGCCCTACTCTCCATCACTACATATCGTCGTTTACAATCCAACCACGACAGCTTAGGCAGCAGGGGCCTCAGCGCCAGCGCCAGGGCAGGCAGAGGCGATGTGACCGGGCTGGCCGCAAGAGTAACAGGTCTTGCCCTGCTCCTGAGGGCACTCCCTAGAGATGTGACCGTCCTGACCACAGTTCTGAGTAGAGAAGTCAGATTCACCTCCTTCATAGAATTACGCGCGGGGAAAGGAAATAAAAACACTCACGTAGCACTTTCGGGGGCCACCGaagccaccaccaccaccaccgaaACCGCGAGAAGCACCAGAGGGGCACTCCCTGGAGATATGGCCGACGCCACCGCAAGTCTAAAGCATCTTGTTAGCAACACCATAGTCTGAATGAAGGCTGATGAACTTACGTAGCAAGATTTGTTACCGAAACCGGCACCACCACCGAAACCACCGTAACCACCAGCACCGCCGAAACCACCGGCAGCAGCGTCACCAGACTCGGGGCACATTCGGGCCTTATGTTCATTTAGCACATTTACAAGCTAATTCTCAAGCTGCACTCACAATGTGACCGGGCTTACCGCATCGGTAGCACTCACCACCGCCAGAGGCACCGCCGAAACCACCGGCACCAGAACCTTGAGGGCAGGCAGAAGAAAGGTGACCCTCCTGACCGCAAGTGTAACAAGCCTTGTTCTTGGGCTGAGGACATTCACGGCTCAAGTGGCCAGAGACTAGTCTTAAATGAGCAAACGGACCATACTAAAGGAAAAGCTATATTCACGACCGCAGTTGTAGCAGGTAGGAGCCTCCGCAGGGCAAGCGGCGGCGACGTGGCCCTCTGTGAACAAAACAGGTGAGCAAACATCCCATTTAATAAGAAGTGGGGTGTGCATGTGTCAGTTTGTATCAAAGGTGTGGTGGGTAGCACGCAGCAATTTCAAGCGTCTGTCACATATGTAATGGCAAACCGAATTGAAAGTGTGGCaaaaaatgatgatggcatACAATGCACCCAGCCCACCAAACGGCAAACATAAGGGTAATGCTATAGCTATGTACGAGGGAGTTGTTGAAGTTTTTGCTgctcgtcatcgtcgtccgACTAGACTCGACACTCGCCACTCCCCCGCACACAACAGATGACACAGCAGTCACGACTAGCGCAAACCACGCTGCCCAGAAAGCATCGTCAAGCTGCACCACACCACACACACACAACGCACACCCAAAAGAAACCCGCTACCCACGCTGACCACACTTGAAACAAGAGCTTCCTCGAGGAGCACCGAACATTTTTGCTGTGTTGAGATTAAGAGATTGATTAAACTCGCTGAATATGATCAAAGATCAAAGTTGATGATGGCTGAGTACACGATGAGCTACTTCACTCAGAAAGCGGGTGGGTGGCGAACTCACGAAATGTGTTTTGATAAGAAAAAAATAACAAGCAGAGGGGAGCCCTTTTGTAGACAGAGAAAAACTTCAGGAAAATCCCGGACCGGAGATTTCATCGGTGATTTGATGCCGCGTGCATGTGGCGCTATAGCAGCATGGGGAATGAGTGTGCCTGGACTCAACCCTGTTTTTCCACCCATGACTTGCAGTCGTTGCAAGTTGTCACATGCTCATGCAACAACGGCCATCGCTTCCCTGTATTCAATATGCATGCTCACAGATGGAGTCGATTAACAATAAcggatgaagaaaatggaATGTGGATAGAGTTGTTTATGGTTAATGGATCACAGGAAGTACCTGTGGCGATAAGGCATTAGCATGTGCGCCAGTGTACATCTGAGTAAGAGCACAACACCCACCTGTCTCCAAAGTCACCAAGACCAGGGACAATGTAGGAATGATTGTCAAGGCCCTCGTCCACCCAAGCAGTAATCTACATAGAAAAGATATTAGCTACGACAATCGGATCAGGATCAAATGCCCATACAATAGTAAGCTTGGGGAAGCGAGTGCAAACTTTGTTGATGCCCTCTGGCGAAGCAATCTATCGCATGTCAAAAACGGTTGCGGACAGGAAACGATGGGCCACGCACCAAGTTCAAAAAGAgtatcttctcttcttggaCACCTTGGTCAAGAAGAACCTCGATGGCCTTGATACATGAACCTCCAGTAGCTTGATCGCCATGCTTAGATGTAAACTTTCAAAGTATGAGGTGTAGATTATCTTACCAAGCATAGGGTctagaagaaggatataTCGCTGAGCAATGTCATCGGGCAACTTAGCATACTACACATGTCTGTTAGCTCACTTTCCAAGCGCTCAAAGACAATGAGTACGTACAAAGAGCTTGGGTTGAGCTGTCTCCTCATCCTGCAACGAACATTGTGTTAAACATCACTGAAAGGGTTATAAAATAAATGGAAAGCGACGAACCCTTTGTATAAGAATCTGAAAGATGGGTACCCATGCGGTCAGCACCAAAATGTCAAATCGTTGCAAAAGACCTTGCTGACTGACCTTTCCAATTCGTACTGCAGCACTGTGCGTTAGTATGATGTAATACACCATTGTATGCATAGTGCGGAAACCATTAAACACTCACCGGAACGACAGCAATCACGAAGACCTGCTTCCATGGCCTAACATAAACCGCTTTAGCCCTCTAATAGTAATCATTGGGGCCAAATACCATAGACGCTCACCTCTCCAGCTATAATAAGGCGATATCAGCATTAAAACTCATTGATTGGTTCGGCACATGTGAATGAGATCAGATCTCCAGGCTGCCGCCGCGTTCGTTTTGAAACTTACCTCGCATGATAGATACTCCGCAAATTCTCCCCTGGAAAGCAACACCTTCAAATTCGCGGCCAACAGGAGTGACAACTTTTTTAGGGAGTACGGGAAGGTGGTTGAGACCTGCCAAACCCGATCAGTGCTTGAGTTTCTCCCGGCGCTCCCCATCTCTTTGATAACGTGAAGCAATTTTGTAAAATGGGCAAGCTTTTGAAAGATGCCATTCCAaaactcaccttcctctACAAGCAATCTGATAATCCTATCTGAAGTACTATCCCAGGAAGGGTAAGTCCCTACAAATAACTGCTAATGAAGATACGCGCGTCACTCACAAGACAAAGTCACCCCTACGGTACCATTATTATAACTTCCAAattgagaagaggacgacAGTACGGAGCAGGGCTTACCTTTGGGTAGTCTCATCGCGGATGATAGTGAGGAGCGACTGAAGCTGAGAGGTGGGGGGGAGAACGAAGGCGTTATCGGGGAGCTTGGCCTTATGGACGTTGCTTCCAGATGCAGGGAGACATGTCGTGATGTTGGTGAACATAATGCGAGCAACGAAattggagaaggggagCTAGGTTGGCGAAAAGCGAAGATAGAAGCGGTGAaaggagggggagaagcTTCCGTTGGATTAGCTGCTGTGGTAATCCTTCTGGAGAATCCTCCGGCCTCGTTCATGCCTGTGGTGTGCCTGGCTTCTCCATTCATAAAACTTGCCCTTCCAATCAACAATACAGTCACGTGATCATTCTACCTGATCCGATCATATCGGTCaattattatttattgCGCCTTCGGCCATATCCGAGACTAGTTTTTGGCAAATGTTACCCAGACCACCGAAAGCTTAGTACACTATCCTCCGCCCCTCATCAGCCTATTATCCCCACATCGCACCCTCTATAATCAATACGACTCTCGAAAAGAACGTAAGGGGATTTCTCGTACGGTATCTGAGGCGGCCAAGCTTCCACGTGTAAAATAAAACTCGAGGTGGCTTATTGTTCGCCGACTTTATTGTCGAGTTAGGTGGAAAGCAGTATCGATTTCACTTGTCAAAGACTATCAGTAACTCAAAGTAAAATTACTCCAATGACTATCATTGCCGGATCATCACAATCACCTTCTCTTATACATCATCCAACACCGATAGttgtcaacaacaaaagGACGTCAGAAGATACTGTGCCTGGCGAGGTAcgattggaagaggagaaataTGGACGAACGGATAGCGACACGACTATAGTGTCCAGGGAGAATGTAGGGAAATTGGGCAGCATTCGGAAGCATGGTAGAGGATTGACAGAGGGTGATAACGGTTGGTACCCACCGTATCATCTGAGCTCAGAGTACAGTGGACTGATATACGCTCGTAAAAGAGGTGCCGGACATGCCAAAAAACAACTTGGCTTTGGTGATGCCTGCGTAAGTATCTCCATGTGTCTCAAGGTCTAGGCTAACTCTCTTGTTTACAATTAGTCTTGGTCTAGTACTTTTTCTGGCGGCCTTGGATCAAACGGTAAGGTCTTCAATCGACCCACTGTCGTTAACGAATCCTTCCAAATAGATTGTTGCAACAGCGCTCCCTACTATCGCAGAAGATCTCAACTCATCACCCTCGGAGTATTCGTGGGTGGGCACGGTATGTAATCGGTCTTTGCTGAATGACACAGTTGCTGACCAATCTTTGGTAGGCCTACATGTTGTCCTCGACAGTCCAGACTCCTTTCAATGGTCGTGTCTCAGACATCATTGGTAGGAAGCCAATGCTGTATGCGGCTATTGTGATCTTTACCGTCTTTTCTGCACTGTGCGGTGCCGCTAAAAGCTCGAGCTGGTTGATTATCGCCAGAGCATTTCAAGGACTAGGCGGTGGATCTATCATTGGATTAACGTAGGTCACGGAATTCCATCTATATTTAATGATGTTTGTTAACATTTATCACATCCCAGCTCCATTATTGTCTGTAAGCTTGGCTCTTGGCCCACATAGTTTCACAA includes:
- a CDS encoding hypothetical protein (Match to ESTs gb|CF191080.1|CF191080, gb|CF191079.1|CF191079) codes for the protein MFTNITTCLPASGSNVHKAKLPDNAFVLPPTSQLQSLLTIIRDETTQRGDFVFTSDRIIRLLVEEGLNHLPVLPKKVVTPVGREFEGVAFQGRICGVSIMRAGEAMEAGLRDCCRSVRIGKILIQRDEETAQPKLFYAKLPDDIAQRYILLLDPMLATGGSCIKAIEVLLDQGVQEEKILFLNLIASPEGINKVCTRFPKLTIITAWVDEGLDNHSYIVPGLGDFGDRYFL
- a CDS encoding hypothetical protein (HMMPfam hit to zf-CCHC, Zinc knuckle, score: 234.6, E(): 1.8e-67), which translates into the protein MFGAPRGSSCFKCGQQGHVAAACPAEAPTCYNCGLSGHLSRECPQPKNKACYTCGQEGHLSSACPQGSGAGGFGGASGGGECYRCGKPGHIARMCPESGDAAAGGFGGAGGYGGFGGGAGFGNKSCYTCGGVGHISRECPSGASRGFGGGGGGFGGPRKCYNCGQDGHISRECPQEQGKTCYSCGQPGHIASACPGAGAEAPAA